Proteins from a genomic interval of Pseudomonas paeninsulae:
- a CDS encoding Rha family transcriptional regulator — protein sequence MSTVTLTQAKGEARVDSRLLAEQLGTQHKSTMEVIERYADKLKRFGVLPFQTEKPLAGSVGGRPERFAQLNEDQAFFLLALSRNTDRVVGLKSELIMAFREVRAKTAITDTQYLPLYHAMHDEVAQLAKRAQACGSTTPERVFHINANKALNAVMGIASGERGTLTIEQRLLLTTLQAVYRRRLHSRLEAGKDHREAGRKAKEAVLAFMAGAGGLLVGSEAA from the coding sequence ATGAGCACAGTCACTTTGACACAAGCCAAAGGCGAGGCCCGAGTGGATAGCCGCCTGTTGGCTGAACAACTGGGCACGCAGCACAAGAGCACCATGGAAGTAATCGAGCGATATGCCGATAAGCTCAAGCGGTTCGGGGTTCTTCCGTTTCAAACGGAGAAACCCCTTGCCGGCTCGGTAGGTGGTCGCCCCGAGCGCTTTGCTCAGCTAAATGAAGATCAAGCGTTTTTCCTGCTGGCGCTCTCGCGCAACACTGACCGCGTGGTGGGCTTGAAGTCTGAGCTGATTATGGCCTTTCGTGAGGTGCGTGCAAAAACCGCTATCACAGACACCCAATACTTGCCGCTTTATCACGCCATGCATGACGAGGTCGCGCAGCTCGCCAAGCGCGCTCAGGCATGCGGTAGCACCACTCCCGAGCGGGTGTTCCACATCAATGCGAACAAGGCACTGAACGCCGTTATGGGCATAGCCAGCGGCGAGCGCGGTACGCTGACAATCGAGCAGCGCCTACTGCTCACGACCTTGCAGGCTGTCTACCGGCGCCGGCTGCATTCAAGGCTTGAGGCAGGCAAGGATCACAGGGAGGCAGGACGCAAGGCCAAAGAGGCCGTGCTGGCTTTCATGGCTGGCGCTGGCGGCTTGCTGGTTGGGAGTGAGGCCGCATGA
- a CDS encoding helix-turn-helix domain-containing protein, producing the protein MTQTTKVDHSASPKKSHINDTSGSAQRLRLLARLKLGPVDTFAAIRELNILRPGARISELRAAGHLIKTRLITLTDDQGRTHDGIALYCLSTEPAGRVAA; encoded by the coding sequence ATGACGCAAACAACAAAGGTCGACCATTCGGCCAGCCCTAAGAAATCGCACATCAATGATACCAGTGGCAGTGCTCAACGCCTGCGCCTGCTGGCTCGCTTGAAGCTGGGGCCAGTGGACACATTCGCCGCCATTCGAGAGCTCAACATCCTCCGACCTGGCGCGCGCATATCCGAACTGCGAGCAGCCGGACACTTGATCAAGACCCGGTTAATTACCCTGACAGACGACCAGGGCCGCACTCATGACGGCATAGCCCTGTACTGCCTGAGCACTGAACCAGCCGGGAGAGTCGCCGCATGA
- a CDS encoding KilA-N domain-containing protein: MSTHLVIHYCGKHIVAISPDGFVNASLLAKHFRKNVREYLALGEVLPQLAEITEQLGRPLHAQWLDLQTIRRHEPDFHRALATSGVIRNESGDPGRVIRATAIGGGQKDFRPGLWIHPRLAADFARWQEVGGKDWLESPLSQFVAEKLAQQLSTGSDLPGACA, from the coding sequence ATGAGCACTCATCTCGTTATCCACTACTGCGGCAAGCACATCGTTGCTATCAGCCCTGACGGGTTCGTCAACGCCAGTCTTCTGGCAAAGCACTTCAGGAAGAACGTCCGCGAGTATTTAGCCCTTGGCGAAGTGCTGCCGCAGTTGGCTGAGATTACTGAGCAGCTCGGCCGGCCACTCCATGCTCAATGGTTGGATCTGCAAACCATCCGCCGCCACGAGCCAGATTTCCATAGAGCCCTGGCAACCTCTGGGGTTATCCGCAATGAGTCTGGAGATCCCGGGCGGGTTATCCGTGCGACAGCGATCGGTGGCGGCCAAAAAGACTTTCGCCCTGGTCTTTGGATCCACCCTCGTTTGGCCGCTGACTTTGCACGGTGGCAGGAGGTTGGTGGAAAGGATTGGCTGGAGTCGCCATTAAGCCAGTTCGTTGCTGAAAAGCTCGCCCAGCAACTGAGTACAGGCAGTGATCTGCCGGGAGCGTGCGCATGA
- a CDS encoding helix-turn-helix transcriptional regulator, which produces MNNIQPLKAASCAASLPQFDPAVTIIRMPELEAITGLARPTVYKRLKEDPTFPRAVPLSDSKSRGAPVGWVLGEVQAWVASRIAKRDHAVAA; this is translated from the coding sequence ATGAACAACATCCAGCCCCTCAAGGCGGCCAGTTGCGCCGCCAGCCTTCCGCAGTTCGACCCTGCCGTAACCATCATTCGGATGCCCGAGCTGGAGGCCATTACCGGGCTGGCTCGACCTACCGTCTACAAGCGTCTGAAAGAAGATCCGACATTTCCCCGCGCCGTGCCTTTGAGCGACAGCAAGTCTCGTGGCGCCCCTGTTGGCTGGGTGCTCGGAGAGGTTCAGGCTTGGGTTGCTTCCCGGATCGCCAAGCGCGACCACGCGGTGGCAGCATGA
- a CDS encoding DUF6387 family protein produces MAKIDRRDQLPEWFSLEKYRETETFNAAQWHEQLGLRRQILEGNPEYPIKLDLSNEVRDQAMRLWRDKATPALTQIRSRPTGPLISQRAMIVRGKSSAAFIEYRGGLTKIPISPEESPVRPLAVSALLSQARSDHFLHEHGSKEQSDLDQWSMLAHCCDPSYKTPQHLKSLPLNIAGKPVLSIDLRARDDDLRKAFDAWLNRARAERPLARNNRKPAYKDWARYGLLPHLDLLIWELEAGVHIPDRVMSAAVSDYDKGESSFRKTVKPLAISLMRNLSELRAQAVAEAEDGAQPQADPETFES; encoded by the coding sequence GTGGCAAAGATTGACCGACGTGATCAACTGCCAGAGTGGTTTAGCCTCGAGAAATATCGCGAGACTGAGACTTTCAATGCCGCCCAATGGCATGAGCAGCTGGGTTTGCGGAGGCAAATTCTTGAGGGCAATCCCGAATATCCCATAAAGCTCGACCTTTCCAACGAGGTGCGAGATCAAGCCATGAGACTCTGGCGTGACAAAGCAACCCCTGCATTGACCCAAATAAGGAGCCGTCCTACCGGCCCACTGATTTCACAAAGGGCAATGATCGTTCGCGGCAAATCCTCTGCCGCCTTCATTGAATATCGAGGCGGGCTGACGAAGATCCCCATATCGCCTGAAGAAAGTCCCGTCCGCCCTCTTGCAGTCAGCGCCCTTCTGTCGCAGGCCCGTTCCGATCATTTTCTGCATGAGCATGGCAGCAAAGAGCAGAGCGATTTAGATCAATGGTCAATGCTTGCCCATTGCTGTGACCCCTCATACAAAACACCTCAACACCTCAAAAGCCTGCCTCTAAACATTGCGGGGAAGCCTGTTCTATCGATTGACCTGAGAGCCCGTGACGACGATCTGCGAAAGGCTTTTGATGCTTGGTTAAATCGGGCTAGGGCTGAGCGGCCCTTAGCTCGAAATAATCGAAAACCAGCATATAAGGACTGGGCGCGTTATGGCCTGTTACCGCATCTTGATCTGCTTATTTGGGAGCTGGAAGCCGGTGTACATATACCTGACCGAGTTATGTCTGCAGCGGTGAGCGATTACGATAAAGGCGAAAGCAGTTTCAGGAAGACGGTCAAGCCGCTCGCCATCAGCCTAATGCGCAACCTTTCAGAGCTTCGAGCTCAGGCCGTAGCAGAAGCAGAAGATGGAGCTCAGCCGCAAGCCGATCCGGAAACTTTCGAGAGCTGA
- a CDS encoding tyrosine-type recombinase/integrase, producing the protein MKRSEIKRRPLADTTLSSLEPEAAAYREQDGQGLYFRVKPNGGKSWELRYKKPDGKWSWIGMGAYPEVSGALARQKAAELRADLAEGKNPLATKQARKSAELAAANNTFEALAREWFSTRRHAWEDGTAKRIIGALELHVFPVFGKRPYTGILPMEWMEFLRDMEQKGIIDQMGNVRRYCKEAYDLARVTGRAVFNPLEGLHKFLKTKPSENYAHVAADELPALLRAINGYPHSHIVRLGLRLMVLTGARPSELREAPWSEFDLDAGLWSIPAARMKKRRDHVVPLSQQALEALTELRRLTGAYLLLFPGRNDRTKPLSNMAFNMALGRLGYRGRQTGHGFRHIASTTLRENGFAKEHVEAQLSHAEDGVAGVYNKATYLEQRRAMLQWYADHLDKLAAGNVVGFKRA; encoded by the coding sequence ATGAAACGCAGCGAAATTAAGCGCCGCCCGCTGGCCGACACGACCCTCTCCAGCCTCGAACCGGAGGCCGCCGCCTACCGTGAACAAGACGGTCAAGGGCTGTATTTCAGGGTGAAACCAAACGGCGGGAAGTCGTGGGAACTGCGCTACAAAAAGCCGGACGGCAAGTGGTCATGGATTGGTATGGGGGCGTACCCCGAAGTCAGTGGCGCACTGGCCAGGCAGAAGGCAGCCGAACTACGCGCCGATCTGGCGGAAGGCAAAAACCCTCTCGCCACCAAACAGGCCCGAAAGTCTGCCGAGCTGGCCGCCGCCAACAACACCTTTGAAGCCCTGGCGCGGGAGTGGTTCAGCACTCGCCGACATGCATGGGAAGACGGCACCGCCAAGCGGATCATCGGTGCCCTGGAGTTGCATGTGTTCCCGGTCTTCGGCAAACGCCCGTACACAGGGATACTGCCGATGGAGTGGATGGAGTTCCTGCGCGACATGGAGCAGAAGGGAATCATTGACCAGATGGGCAACGTGCGCCGTTACTGCAAGGAAGCATACGACCTGGCCAGGGTTACGGGTCGCGCCGTCTTCAACCCGCTGGAGGGGCTGCACAAGTTTCTCAAGACCAAGCCGTCCGAGAACTATGCCCACGTCGCGGCGGACGAACTGCCCGCCCTCCTACGCGCCATCAACGGCTATCCGCACTCGCACATAGTCCGCTTGGGGCTACGTCTTATGGTGCTCACTGGCGCGCGACCCAGCGAGCTACGGGAAGCCCCGTGGTCGGAGTTCGATCTAGACGCCGGCCTCTGGAGCATTCCCGCCGCGCGGATGAAGAAGCGCCGGGATCATGTCGTGCCGTTATCCCAACAGGCACTGGAAGCCCTCACCGAGCTTCGCCGCCTGACTGGTGCCTATCTATTGCTGTTCCCTGGCCGTAATGACCGCACCAAACCACTCAGCAACATGGCATTCAACATGGCACTTGGCCGCCTGGGCTATCGTGGCCGGCAGACTGGCCACGGCTTCCGCCATATCGCTTCAACCACCCTGCGAGAAAACGGCTTTGCCAAAGAACATGTAGAGGCGCAGCTCTCCCACGCAGAGGACGGCGTGGCCGGCGTTTACAACAAGGCCACCTATCTGGAGCAACGCCGCGCAATGCTGCAATGGTATGCCGACCACCTAGACAAACTGGCAGCCGGCAACGTGGTGGGTTTTAAGCGCGCATAA
- a CDS encoding YgdI/YgdR family lipoprotein: protein MTQRILPAFLLALGLAALAGCASPSVITLNDGREIQTINTPAFDDDSGFYEFEQLDGNRAKVNKDQVRTIQEL, encoded by the coding sequence ATGACTCAGCGGATTCTTCCCGCTTTCCTGCTCGCCCTGGGCCTGGCCGCACTGGCAGGCTGCGCATCGCCATCGGTAATCACCCTCAACGATGGCCGTGAGATTCAGACCATCAACACACCGGCGTTTGATGATGACTCGGGCTTCTACGAATTCGAACAACTCGATGGTAACCGCGCCAAGGTCAACAAGGATCAAGTGCGCACCATTCAGGAACTGTAA
- the mobA gene encoding molybdenum cofactor guanylyltransferase MobA, translating into MPATPVLPSCSVLLLCGGRGQRMGGRDKGLIEWQGRPLIAWLHDLVRPLSDDLIISCNRNSERYRDFADRLISDDDEHFQGPLAGIRTGLQAARHDYLLVLPCDTPLLDRALLDELLGHAGSHPVMVRQGDFWEPLFSLIPKSLGSALEEAWLAGERSPQRWLCRHDPIAVVCPPNDPRLANLNTPQLLAQNSK; encoded by the coding sequence ATGCCCGCCACCCCTGTTCTGCCAAGCTGCTCCGTACTGCTGTTGTGCGGAGGACGCGGACAACGCATGGGCGGCCGTGACAAGGGCCTGATCGAGTGGCAGGGCCGCCCGTTGATCGCCTGGCTGCATGACCTGGTGCGACCGCTCAGCGACGACCTGATCATCTCCTGCAACCGCAACAGCGAACGCTACAGGGACTTTGCCGACCGTCTCATCAGCGACGACGACGAACACTTCCAGGGCCCGTTGGCCGGCATCCGCACCGGCCTGCAAGCGGCCCGCCACGACTATTTGCTGGTGCTGCCGTGCGATACGCCCCTGCTCGACCGTGCCTTGCTCGATGAGCTACTGGGTCATGCCGGCAGCCACCCGGTCATGGTGCGTCAAGGCGATTTCTGGGAGCCCTTGTTCAGCCTGATCCCGAAATCCCTGGGCAGCGCACTCGAAGAAGCATGGCTGGCCGGTGAACGCAGCCCGCAACGCTGGCTATGCCGCCATGATCCGATTGCCGTCGTTTGCCCGCCCAACGACCCCCGCCTGGCCAACCTGAACACCCCGCAACTGCTCGCGCAGAACAGCAAATGA
- the moaB gene encoding molybdenum cofactor biosynthesis protein B — protein MNHKAEAQFVPLNIAVLTVSDTRSQETDTSGQLFVDRLQAAGHSLAARVLLKDDLYWIRAQVATWIADDSVQVVLITGGTGFTGRDSTPEAVACLLDKQVDGFGELFRQISVADIGTSTIQSRALAGMANGTLVCCLPGSTNACRTAWDGILAEQLDARHGPCNFVAHLKQTAACESRG, from the coding sequence ATGAACCACAAGGCCGAGGCGCAATTCGTGCCGTTGAATATTGCCGTGCTGACCGTCAGCGATACCCGTAGCCAGGAAACCGACACCTCCGGTCAGCTGTTCGTCGACCGCCTGCAGGCGGCTGGGCATAGCCTGGCCGCGCGGGTGTTGCTCAAGGACGACCTGTACTGGATCCGTGCTCAGGTCGCGACCTGGATCGCCGACGACAGCGTGCAGGTGGTGCTGATCACTGGCGGCACCGGCTTCACCGGCCGTGACAGTACTCCGGAAGCCGTGGCCTGCCTGTTGGACAAGCAGGTGGACGGTTTCGGCGAGCTGTTCCGGCAGATTTCCGTGGCCGATATCGGCACCTCGACTATCCAGTCTCGCGCGCTGGCCGGCATGGCCAACGGCACCCTGGTGTGCTGCCTGCCGGGTTCGACTAACGCCTGTCGCACCGCCTGGGATGGCATCCTCGCCGAGCAACTCGATGCCCGCCATGGTCCCTGTAATTTTGTCGCCCATCTGAAGCAGACGGCTGCCTGCGAGAGCCGCGGATGA
- a CDS encoding molybdopterin molybdotransferase MoeA, with product MSGCDQPGLLPVEAALQRLLALAETMPVSANEQVALADADGRVLAEPLIAGLDLPPWANSAMDGYALRLADWTGEPLVVSQRILAGNAPQPLQTGSCARIFTGAPLPAGADTVEMQENVVVDEDARVRFSEPLRLGQNVRAQGQETRIGEHLLPAGTRLGPIELGLAATLGIAELSVRRRLRVAVLSTGDELVEPGLPLGPGQIYNSNRRLLMAWLQRLGCAVVDGGILADDLQLTRAALAALSDVDLILSTGGVSVGEADFLGVALREEGELTLWKLAIKPGKPLTCGQFRGVPVIGLPGNPGSTLVTFGLLARPYILRRMGVQQVEPLGFAMPAGFTWSKPGKRREYLRARLEDGRVVLHPNQSSSLLRSAAWAEGLAEVLEGTTLAEGDSLRFIPLSEILG from the coding sequence ATGAGCGGCTGCGATCAGCCCGGCCTGTTGCCGGTCGAGGCAGCGCTGCAGCGGTTGCTGGCCCTGGCGGAGACGATGCCGGTCAGTGCCAACGAGCAGGTCGCCCTGGCCGATGCCGACGGCCGGGTGCTGGCCGAGCCGCTGATCGCCGGGCTGGACTTGCCGCCCTGGGCCAACAGCGCGATGGACGGTTACGCCCTGCGCCTGGCCGACTGGACGGGTGAGCCGCTGGTGGTCAGCCAGCGTATCCTGGCCGGCAACGCGCCGCAGCCGCTGCAGACCGGCAGTTGTGCACGGATCTTCACCGGCGCGCCGCTGCCGGCCGGGGCCGATACGGTGGAAATGCAGGAAAATGTGGTGGTCGATGAAGATGCTCGGGTGCGTTTCAGCGAGCCGCTGCGACTCGGCCAGAACGTCCGGGCACAAGGCCAGGAAACCCGTATCGGTGAGCATCTGTTGCCGGCAGGGACGCGCCTTGGCCCGATCGAACTGGGCCTGGCGGCCACGCTGGGGATCGCCGAGCTGAGCGTGCGCCGGCGTCTGCGGGTAGCGGTGCTGTCCACCGGCGACGAACTGGTCGAGCCGGGCCTGCCGCTGGGGCCGGGGCAGATCTACAACAGCAATCGCCGTCTGCTGATGGCCTGGTTGCAGCGCCTCGGCTGCGCGGTGGTGGATGGCGGCATCCTCGCCGACGATCTGCAACTGACCCGCGCGGCCTTGGCGGCGTTGAGCGATGTCGACCTGATCCTGTCCACCGGCGGAGTGTCAGTGGGCGAGGCAGACTTTCTCGGTGTAGCGCTGCGTGAAGAGGGCGAGTTGACCCTGTGGAAGCTGGCGATCAAACCGGGCAAGCCGCTGACCTGCGGCCAGTTTCGCGGCGTGCCGGTGATCGGCCTGCCGGGCAACCCGGGCTCGACCCTGGTGACGTTCGGCCTGCTGGCGCGGCCCTATATCCTGCGCCGTATGGGCGTGCAGCAGGTTGAGCCGCTGGGCTTTGCCATGCCGGCCGGGTTCACCTGGAGCAAGCCGGGCAAGCGCCGCGAGTACCTGCGCGCGCGCCTGGAAGATGGTCGCGTGGTGCTGCATCCCAACCAGAGTTCCAGTTTACTGCGCAGCGCCGCCTGGGCCGAGGGGCTGGCCGAGGTGCTGGAGGGCACGACCCTGGCCGAGGGCGACAGCCTGCGTTTTATCCCGCTGAGCGAAATCCTCGGTTAA